The nucleotide sequence CGTCACGGCGACCCCCGCCTCCTCCAGCTGGTCGGCCGCCTTCAGCGCCTCAGAGAGACGCGTGCCGAGCGACAAGAGCGCCACCCGCGCACCCTCGGGACGCCGCAGGATCCGCCCGCGCCCGATCGCAAGCGCCTCGCCCCGCTCGGGAAGCTCAACCCCCACGCCCTCGCCGCGCGGGTAGCGCAGCGCGATCGGCCCTGAGTCGTGCGTGTGACAGGTCGCCACCATGTGCACCAGCTCGGCCTCGTCGGCGGCCGCCATCACCGTCATGTTCGGCAGGCAGCAGAGGTAGGCCAGATCGAAGGCGCCCGCATGCGTGGCGCCATCCGCCCCCACCAGTCCCGCCCGGTCCAGGCAGAAGCGCACGGGCAGGTTCTGCAGGGCCACGTCGTGCACGACCTGATCGTAGGCGCGCTGCAGGAAGGTCGAGTAGATCGCCACGAACGGCCGGTAGCCCTCGGTCGCCAGACCGCCCGCGAAGGTGACCGCGTGCTGCTCGGCGATGCCGACGTCGAAGGTGCGGCTCGGATGCGCCTTGCCGAACAGGTCGATGCCGGTGCCGCCCGGCATCGCCGCGGTGATCGCCACCACCTTCGGGTCGGCGTCGGCCGCCTTGATCAGGCTCTCGCCGAAGACGCGGGTATAGGCCGGGGCGTTCGGCTTGGCCTTGGCCTGGACGCCTGAGACCACGTCGAACTTGACCACGCCGTGGTAGCGGTCGGCGCTGGCCTCGGCCGGCGCGTAGCCCTTGCCCTTCTGGGTGACGACGTGGAGCAGGATGGGCCCGTGCTCGGCGTCGCGCACGTTCTTGAGGATGGGCAGGAGGTGGTCGAGGTTGTGCCCGTCGACCGGTCCCACGTAGTGGAAGCCCATCTCCTCGAACATGGTGCCCCCGCCCACCACGAGCGAGCGGGCATACTCCTCGGCCGCCGCCGCGCGCTGGTAGATGGCTTTCGGCAGGAGCTGGCCGAGCTGCTTGGCGGTCTCGCGGAGCGAGCGGTAGGTGCCGCCGGAGGCCAGCCGGGCGAAGTAGGCCGACATGGCGCCGACAGGCGGCGCGATCGACATGTCGTTGTCGTTGAGGATGACGATGAGGCGCGAGTGCAGGGCGCCGGCATTGTTCATGGCCTCGTAGGCCATGCCGGCCGACATCGAGCCGTCGCCGATCACCGCGATGACGTTGCGGCGCTTCGGACTCTCGCGGCCGGCGGCCTTGGCCTCGGCCACGTCGAGGTCGCGGGCGACCGCCATGCCGAGGCCGGCGGAGATCGAGGTGGAGGAGTGGGCCGCGCCGAAGGGGTCGTAGACGCTCTCGCTCCGCTTGGTGAAGCCCGACAGGCCGCCGCCCTGGCGGAGCGTGCGGATGCGGTCGCGGCGTCCGGTGAGGATCTTGTGCGGGTAGGCCTGGTGGCCGACGTCCCAGATGATGCGGTCGTCGGGCGTGTCGAAGACGTGGTGCAGCGCGACCGTGAGCTCGACGACGCCGAGCCCGGAGCCGAGATGGCCGCCGGTAACGGAGACCGCGTCGATCATCTCGGCGCGCACGGCGTCGGCCACAGCCTGAAGGCGGCTCTCCGGCAGGCGGCGCAGGGCCGCCGGCTCCTCCAGACCCTCAAGGATCGACGTCACGCTCTCGTTCTCGGCCAAGGGGAACTCTTCCGTTCTTGAAGCTGTGCCGGATCGCGCCACGTCCCTCTCCGGCCATCTCGGGCGTGGTCCACGCGGCTGCCCCAGCGGGGCCGTGAACTCCGGGGGGACAGCAGACACAACCGCTGTCATGATAGTGCCAGTTACGGATGATCGGGCCCCCGATCAATGTTGGGGCGCGATTTTTTGCGATTTCGTGCCCCTGCGGCAACATGAGGTCCGCCCTTGAAGTCCGTTCGTTCATGCGGAATCACGCTGTTCTCGGGCCTCCTCTGGAGCCAAGCTTGGCTGAGTCAGGCATCGGCCGCACCGGGTCCTGTCGACGGCAATCTCACATTCGCGTGCGGCTTCCTCGGCGATTGCCCGCCCCGGACAGTGCCAGGCGGGCCGGACCGTGCCGTCCAGCCGTTCCGCAGCAGCCTGGGACGCCCCTGCGGCTGGCGCGAGCGCCCGACCCTGCAGGGACCGCGGAGGGTGCGGATGTGCTACTGAGGCGCGCCATCGCCGTCGCGCTCCTCCTCGCGGCTACACCGGCCGCGGCAGAGACGGCCTGTCCCGAACACTTCGCCGACGGGCGCGTCCCGGCGCTCACAAACCCGAAGCTCGCGGCGCGTACCCTGCCGCTGTGCTTCGAGGCCTTCGCGCTGCTGCACTCGGGTGCCTCGCGCACACCCCTCTACGCTGCCGAGCGGCTGACGCGGGAGAGCGTCACCGCGGCGCGGGCGGTCGCGCGCGACGACAGCTTCCACGAGGAGGATCGGCTGCCCGCGGTCGACCGCTCGGAGCTGGAAGACTACGTCCATTCGGGCTTCGACCGCGGCCATCTGGCGCCAGCCGGCGACATGCCCACCCCGACTGCGCAGGGTCAGTCGTTCAGCCTCGCCAACATCGTCCCGCAGAACCGCGCCTTCAACCGCGGCCTCT is from Methylobacterium radiodurans and encodes:
- the dxs gene encoding 1-deoxy-D-xylulose-5-phosphate synthase, which produces MAENESVTSILEGLEEPAALRRLPESRLQAVADAVRAEMIDAVSVTGGHLGSGLGVVELTVALHHVFDTPDDRIIWDVGHQAYPHKILTGRRDRIRTLRQGGGLSGFTKRSESVYDPFGAAHSSTSISAGLGMAVARDLDVAEAKAAGRESPKRRNVIAVIGDGSMSAGMAYEAMNNAGALHSRLIVILNDNDMSIAPPVGAMSAYFARLASGGTYRSLRETAKQLGQLLPKAIYQRAAAAEEYARSLVVGGGTMFEEMGFHYVGPVDGHNLDHLLPILKNVRDAEHGPILLHVVTQKGKGYAPAEASADRYHGVVKFDVVSGVQAKAKPNAPAYTRVFGESLIKAADADPKVVAITAAMPGGTGIDLFGKAHPSRTFDVGIAEQHAVTFAGGLATEGYRPFVAIYSTFLQRAYDQVVHDVALQNLPVRFCLDRAGLVGADGATHAGAFDLAYLCCLPNMTVMAAADEAELVHMVATCHTHDSGPIALRYPRGEGVGVELPERGEALAIGRGRILRRPEGARVALLSLGTRLSEALKAADQLEEAGVAVTVADARFAKPLDEGMILDLAASHEVLITLEEGSRGGFGAMVLHLLSERGVLDAMRVRVRTMTLPDAYQDHDTPDRMYAEAGLDAAAIVAKVNEVLPERKARASNVVSVARRQR
- a CDS encoding DNA/RNA non-specific endonuclease; protein product: MLLRRAIAVALLLAATPAAAETACPEHFADGRVPALTNPKLAARTLPLCFEAFALLHSGASRTPLYAAERLTRESVTAARAVARDDSFHEEDRLPAVDRSELEDYVHSGFDRGHLAPAGDMPTPTAQGQSFSLANIVPQNRAFNRGLWAGIEESVRRLASERGTLYVVTGVVFTGGSVDALKSRVLVPTQLYKALYDPARGEAGAYLAPNRAGAAWQAVSIAGLNGTAGVDVFPGLPDAVKRQAMPLPEPREFARGDEAERRSPREETWQDWLWREAGRALRKAIRDTLRAIF